Part of the Zerene cesonia ecotype Mississippi chromosome 3, Zerene_cesonia_1.1, whole genome shotgun sequence genome is shown below.
aaattagaaattaaaacctGACAAAGGTTGTGTCTGTGACCTGTTATCTTAgcatatatgtttaaataaatggataaaaagtattgaaaaactattcaagtcgttttatcaaaaattctaAGCTTTTAAGTATAAGACTAAAATCAGAACGAAACCATCATAATGTTAGAGACAATCTCGAACAGATTTTTCCTCCTTTGTTAggaaagttatatataaagtttattttcatactccctttaaaaaaatgttattaattgatCAAGAATtgcaattgtttaaaaatagacaTTGATTTTCAACGAGCTTCGGTTAACATGAGCCAACGACACGaactttgaaaatattgaattattttcgattttcGATATAAACTAAAGGAAAATAGcgataaaaatgcatttatcctttaataaagaattacaCTAAATTTCAGAACTATGCGTTTCTTGATCCTTCTGTTATGTGTAATCGGCGCGTGGTCGCACACGTTGGAGGAAAAAGCTCCCGATGGTAACAAAGAGAAGGGACTGATTGAATGGATTAATAATTGGCTTGGCTCGACTACGCATTCACCGGTACTGCCACCAGTGCAACCGTCTAATGATCCTCCCGAAGACTGTCCGGCTTGTCGTaagttatatttgaaattactagttataaagttttgaatatttactgaatatatgtatttaatgaattgtCAATTTTTGCACAATATGACTGAGTTAGAATGTCGTTTTAATCAAAAAGAATTGGCAAGAAGCGGTGTAGAGGTTGAAGGTATAATGTTTGTTCTTGGCTATGAAGGACTTAATAGAAAAGCTCTAGTGAATGTAGcagtaaaaataaagcattatggtttgtttaaaataccTATGGGCATAGTGAAACGTGCATTGCCTAGAGAACTTAAACCGGTCCTGATACACATAGAAATTATCTTCTTCTAGTAATTTGAATAAACTGGGAATGCAATGCTATTTGGCTGAGTGCGTTTCTTGAATATATTTCGCAGAATGTACATTCTAATAAAGCTCGATCTTCGTTGCTATATCAGTTATTTTTGGTTAtatacttgtttatttaatgttgtgttattttaattatactacctacttattattttagccTTACTTACTAGATACGCATTAAAAACTTATCCATACTaaagtaacatttaatttataattttatattcaaatgctttataaattagattctcttaaaaaaattacacaaaaagaCGCTGGTTTGAATCCCGCCTGatgaccattttttttttaattgaataaaatttctgAAAAGGAAAATGTCAAATGGAAATCTTTTCTTTACAAGCCTGTATGAAGTCacccattttaaatattcaaaagaaTTACTAGATAGCATATTTCATAAAGCcccaataaaattatttattaagagaaATACATGATCtaaaatcatgttttaaatatcaagAAACAGtacatttttagtaaattgCGTATTCTCATTACtaagtataatatgtacatacgtatgtatgtgtgcgtgcgcTCCTGTGTACCGATAGGAAAACACTTACTACGATAAATTACTTTCTTCAACAGAATGTGGTATAGCCCGAACTCGGCGGCGTATTATTGGCGGTTCCGAAACGAAGACGCTAGAGTTACCTTGGATGGTCGCTCTGATGTATGGTGGTAGATTCTACTGTGGAGGATCGCTTATATCCGATCTGTATGTGTTAACCGCAGCGCATTGTACTTCTGGGTATGTCTATAATGCTAAATATGGACTAcgtttattgttgttattagGATCTCTGTTCTCGATCTCTCATTTCCCTAGGAATGCCATGTTTCACtgcggtaaaaagtagccaaCATCAGTTTCTAGTCTTCCATTTCCAGATATAGACTCAAGACTGCTGGAATGTCTGAGTTTTTATATTCCAAACCGAATCGCATGGAGGCGGCACCGCTCGCCACTGCTGCTGATACCCACAGCACGGACTAACCTCCTTGCCAAAGCACCCATGGTACGAGCAATCCGCATTGTTAATGAAGCGCACGAAAGAACTGACCTCTTCCATTGTCCCGCGAGTGAATTCGCAAgggtgttattatatttaagctgTTAtagttagaaaaatattttagttaatcaTGTATCTAGTTTTTAAGTTAGTTAAgtttgttgtaaaattattttttgtttttttgtatcacTGTCGCATTGGGCTTGTCCTGTTATGGcaagtgattttttataaataaataaataaataaataaataaataaataaataaatataacaatctaACCGATGTGaaaggacaaacaaacaagtataaattttatggagtactagctgcgccccgcggttttacccgcgtaagtgcgtatcccgtagaaatatcgggataaaaagttgcctatatgttattccagttgtccagctgtctacgtacaaaatttctttgcaatcgattcagtagtttttacgtgaaagagcaacaaacacacgcacatccttacaaacttatatacgcatttataatattagtagaataaacttttataaacgTATATGCTATTACACAGgcgaatattttgaatatttttgcaCAGGCGCAAAAAATTGTGCTGTGTTACACAGTAATAACACCGattcgttatttttttcttattcctgagtttttcaatataatacttggaaattgtttgaatagcaataattttaaaataattaaacaatatagatttaatatttttatacataattctcAACAGTTTCCGCAAAGAAAGGATGACCATTCGTCTGCTAGAACACGACCGGTCGATGGCCAATGAAACGAGGACAGTGGACAGAAACGTGTCCCGCATCATCAGACATAAGATGTACAATCCTAACACATATGATAATGACATTGCGATTCTGAAAATGGACCAGAGGGTGAGAGATTAAGTGACTCAATGCTGTATTCTTTTAcctatactataaaattacttttcctATACtcaatttacttataatttttataaaaatctaattttaaatgcattgaaGATTCAAAATTGACCATCATGTGCCCCCTTATCATCAGGCTCATTACTTTAGAATGAGTTACTTAGATATTCCTATTACAACCCTTTTTAAAGGCTACTTGTcatactattattaaatatttttaaacccgAAGCTGTTATTTTGACTTTGATTTGTCTTTGTctgaaaagtaatttaataggaCGTGTCCTTAGCtatgtttgataaaaatcggtcaattAGCCGCCAACACAAAATAacggtttaaatatttttccctCAATATGGGGTTGACTAGTAGAGTACTAAGACTACTAAGTTTCAAATTCAAGATGGCCACCAACACAAAATGGGTTCGGTGATCTTTCAAAACTTCAACTAAATTTACTTgtgtaacatttaattaaatttgttaattgttgtCTAATCTAACTTTCTAGATCGACCTCAGCAATGCTTTGAAGAAACGCGCCGGCGTAGAAGAGGGTTCAGATGATAATGACTTCGGCGCGAGACCGGTTTGCTTGCCGGCCGCtaacttaaattataacaatgcaACCGGCATGGTCTCTGGTTGGGGAACCACGGAAGAAGGCGGATCGGTTTCTAATACACTCCAGGAGGTAACTGAAGAGTACATGATAATctgaattcaataaaaaataagaactgTTTAACTAAATGAAATGCCACGATAAGAGCAGAAACTGAGATTAGGTTTTCTTTTTGGGTTTATTCACTTCAGTctagaaatacaataaatggaATCATTTTTAAACCTCGATGACAAATCGACGGTCCGAATTCGATGCggtttttttcaattgaaagtaaatttatttgcggTGGTGAGCTATCTTTGATGATAATCGGACTCAGATAGGATACTGTgagaaatttgaaattcaagATGGCTGGCCCACAAAATGgggtagattttttttttattttgtacatgaTAGAGCCGACAACCTAGCTTGAGAGttgcctgatgataagcgatcaccaccgctcataaACAGATGTCTTTTTCAATACtttctttgttataattttttgccacgtgtattttcttttttttatgtcatagcgggcaactgagctggtggttcgcctgatggtaagcgatcaccaccgcccatgaacattcgcaaaggtagggcctctgcgaatgcgctgcccgcttttttggggtaagggaaaaggaatggattagcgactggaaagaaggaatggactgggacaggagaggaaaaggaaacgggcctccggctcccccactcaccgtacgaaacacagtggcatgccactatttcacgccggttttctgtgggggtgtggtacttccccggtgcgagctggcccatttcgtgccgaagcgtgctcgactcccacaatatttataagtgtatcacttttttattctatatttatttcatcaggTCCAGGTACCAATAATGTCCAACTCCGCTTGCCGTTCCACGTCCTATGGCAACCGTATAACGGACAACATGATCTGTGCGGGCTATGACGAGGGCGGCCGTGACGCCTGCCAAGGGGACTCCGGTGGTCCGTTACACGTACTCAACGCGAACGCGGCTTATGAAGTTGTCGGTAAGTGTTCTTACAAATTTGTGACAggaatttacattttttttatttggccTTTGAAAAATCTTGTGTTTAGTAAGCttttcataacaattataataatcgatacaaatattaaaaaaagaaatgatttattatgtatgtagctTGTAATGTTTAACAcaagaactactggaccaatttcaaaaattctttcaccatatTTAGAAAGCTGTAATTATACTAagcgaaataaaatgtatatatgcaACTGGTAAACAGCTAGTTAttgatgaattattaaaatcagctCTATTTTACCTTCCtcaaaaactttttgaataaCCTTATTATTCACATAAACAACATTATACGATATATCTTCCActgtataaaattcttatttataagtaaagcatttcaatcctataaaagtaaaaaaaatatgttttccaATTCCCAATGGatatgtcaaaaataattagcaaAGTGAATAAAGTTgcaaattatcataattttaggTGTAGTATCCTGGGGAGAAGGTTGTGCGAGACCAGGGAAGCCAGGCGTCTATGCTAGAGTCAACAGATACTTGACTTGGATCAGCAGCAACACTAAAGATGCTTGTTATTGCGAATAATTACAGTTAAAGATGGATATATTCTCGTTTAGATAAGGGAAAGGTCATCAATTTTAATCAAGTTGGCCaaactgaaatatattttaaaggaaaattcTACAATGAAGGCCATTCATTGCAAAGGAATTAATTAGCATCTTTatcatcaatattattatcaacattCTTGATAATGTTTGCAAAATTGTGcacaattgtatattttcaacATCAATGGagctgtatttataaataaaaaaaaatctttactgCAGTGAATCTTGATGAGATATCAGTATGATTTCTCATTGAAATACCTAAGACGgtttgcttttataaaatatttagtaaatgATAACAATTGTAAAGCAATTATGcgaaacatttaaaagatgcaattattaatttatcggGAAGAACAATTCAGTCtagatttaagtatttatttaaattattgaaaactaaatcattatttacaatgccaatgtgtattaatatttatcatcttactaatttataatttcaaatttcatgtTTGTAAAATGAAAGGTAAATTTGCATTGTCATGCttgataattaataagcatttatatattatatggataCATAAAGTAATGACTTTCTTAAtgcctttttatattttaaactagttacaaaataaaaaaagataataataaacaataatcttataatttgTGTTTCATTACACTTTCTTCATAAAACCTAATTTTGGCATAAAGTGTATATAACCACTATATTGGCAACAACACTGTAATCTATAATTAGAAGGCTacttgaaataatatgtaataaacaaacttgCATGTGAAGGTCTTAAGTCTTaggaaaataaagtttattttattgcaaatatcaTACTATTGAGTTTTCAAAGAATGAAAAATCAATGTGTTTTACAATGCTTTATTAAccagaattaaaaataatcacaacaTAAATGGTAATTAAAGCAGATATGCTTCGAAATTAACATACATCTGGTATTTGCTTAATTTAAGATGTTGTCTATTCATACGAGCTATAGCTACCTAATCACAGAAGTTTCCAGAATGATGATTGATTTTGAGCAAGtttaagatatattaaaataatgatctggctatacatattaaagacaaatattaaaagtaatcttaaagttaaataatttcaaacaaagctgtctatcaaatataatactatgatTTTCATGAAGGTTTACAGTCTTATCTATAATCTTTCTAATAAAAGTTCCTCAAAAGTGATGACAGTTGTGACAGCATAATCTGAGTAGTTGCAATGGGATCAAGACTTGGGTTAGGACTTCTTTGAGTAGGTTCTGTTGATGTTATAGTTTCCTCAATAACCTCATTGCCATTTTTGACTATTCTCTTTGTTTCCACTGTACCGTCGGGCTTAGTAATGCTTGTTGTTATAATAGTTTGACAAAATGACCTACCTGGCACCATATTACCGTTAAAGGGTGATGAAGGTATGATATGTCCATCATGTTTCTGTCTAAATAAGTCAGAAATATCATTGGAAGATATTTTGCCATCGAGATCCATGTCCTGGTTGGGCTGGTCAAGTCTGTGATGGTAGCCAGGCTTCAAGTAATAATCTCTGATGCGATTGCTATCAAAATTCTCCGTCTCACCTTCTGGATGATTTTCTGGTATCTCGGTAACAGATGGGAAGGAATGGAAGTGATCATCACTGAAAAACGATCTCATGTCGCCGAACATACTACCAAATGATCGAAACATATCTTGCATGTGCCTTGTGAATTCTTGGTGTAAGTCCAATGGATCTCTGTAAATATCCATATTTTGGTGTCTCGAATAGAGTTCGTCGCCATCGTCGTCGTCATCAGAACCCCAGATTGGGTTCCTGAAGTCATTTTTCGGAGGCTCAACTCTCAGTCCAAAAAAGGACTTAATTTTATCCATAAACGTATCAGCAGCCATTTCTacattaaatttctaattttagaccttaatttaaatgaataattttaataaatgacaatgaattataaaattgattttgtgtACCATCAGTGTTGCGcaacaaacaaaatgtttagTGTTCTGTGTTTAcaccaataatattaaaaatttcacagataaatatgaatttacgTAGTAACTAGTTCTTTATCTGTGACACGAATATTTGCAACACTTGCAGTACACTAACACAGAGTAAGTAATACCTAGGTAGTTAGTAGTTACCTAACTACCTAAGTACCTGCTATTAACGACGTAACAGCTTGAAATATCGAAACGTTGTACTTATGTTACAGAACCCGCAATATTATGCTACTCTTTGCGTTACAgagtaagtaataatatacgCTGTACTTTGCAGTGTTGTATTGCCAACGACAGTATGCGTAAGTAAGCACACAGCAAGCACACTGTTTCCATCGGTAGGTCTACGCATCAACAACCTGATAAATTCGTTCTTTCTACACATTGGCCCGTTCCACTGAAGCCGACAGAGGGTAGTATAGCGCGCAATCGTAATTTCACCAAGCGTTGTGTTGTTTGTCTTCAGCAAGAACGAAAATCGCAAAAAACACCGTATTCCTGCGAATCCTGTTGCGTGCCACTGTGTATAAAGAACTGTTTCAAAGCATATCATACACAatcaaagtaattttaatatttatgtaaaatgctTTCTTCTCCATTTCATTCTTACCCATTATTCATAACTAACTATTGTGATAggtattttgtaataacagAGTGCAAGGTTTTTGAATGCTAACTATTATTgctgaattaaaattttgtatttgtatttagtGTTTTGTATaggtgtatgtgtgtgtgttttttaattttatatatcagaCTTATAGTTTTAATAGCAGCTAgcttaataatgttatgtaagtatttatttggaTTGTAGTTGTTATACGATGACTTCCGCTTTTGGTCTAGTCTGgtctaaattaaaatgtgtaattGTTGTGATTATGGTAGAATGTAAATTCGAAAAACTTGTGTTAATGTTTTGTTGTGTTGTTAATTGAGATTGTATATTTACACTTTAAGTACCTCCCCTGTATGCATGTATAGCATGTATCTCTATCCTGTATGTAACCGACCCTTTTATACTTGATTTTGACCtactttaaacatatatttacactttatacGCTTATCaaggagttttttttattatgattgtcagctttaatttttttatgtatactttGTATATGAACAAGGGTGGCACTTTAGTTGAttctgtttttgttatttattatatgaaattattgtacacATATCAAACTATTTTCGgagttgagaaattttgagaattttttgttaaacatttcaatgctataaaacttaaaatttatatattttcgtatttatttaatatacacttTTCTTTGCTGAttctttttgtaatattcatacatttctTGTTAACCAACTCTCATTAtgattttaagttaaaacttgaaagaaaaaacaatgtatgtacttcgttatttcttttttgatgTCTGCaagatgagaaatttttacaaactatAGTTTATctcataaagaaataataattgccaTTGTTAACCTAATATTTGCATTTGCTACAGTCCAtctattatatcttatatataaaattctcgtgtcacaatgttagtctctatactcctccgaaacggcttgaccgattcctctgaaatttggtaagcatattgggtaggtctgagaatcggctaacatcgcAGTAAGGCAGtcgagtaaggcagaacagcgtttgccgggtgcagctagtaattttataatatactcgATGCCacaatcacagataacataatactgtgcTAGTAGCCGCAATCACACCGGATGGCGGACATGTAGTAGTAGTACTCTATGGGGCGttgtatatattacttattctGTGATGCGCACCCTTCGGCCCCCTTTGCGCACAGCTGACAGctgtttaacttttttttccaGGGTTTGCattgataattattgtacgtaatacttaaataattattgtacgtAGACATTTCAGTGGAGTGTCGatgttaaataagtaatgtaaaccttttgtacatattaaaataatgttattattgttttcaatatattttttttataaaatatttcttgcggtaaataaataaataaacatactcaACATTTAgcggaattttattttagcctAATCTTTAggtacaattaatatttaatgtagttgttctttttttaaatccttaaacaacataaatttatattaaatttatggttgttctgtctgtttgtcatAAAACCTTTGCCTATTTTTCGGCAAATAAGTTTGGCAACCCAAAGACAAAGCGGAATAATGTCAACTGTCACTTGTCATTTTAATTCGTGAGCTGTGGTGTAAATTGGGTGAATTtgttcgaaatttgaaattgaatatagttcgagttttaacaaattttaaattttgtaaataattttaataagtaaatgtaGAATGATGATTATAAAACACCAGTGAATATTTGTgtgtgattaaaattatttaacaaaattaaggTTGGTATTTAATGTTTACGTTATTGTAATGCAATAGTTGgcttttaaattagaaaaccATCGAAATATAtgcaatgataaaaattattatacaatgataaattaaattaacgaaaattttactatcaccaaaataaataatggtttTTGGTGTTTAATTTCGATTAGTTTAGTTTTACCGTGCGACGCGATATATCGCcctacataatttattaaaaccggTATATAATATGCTTATTTGCGAATTACATTTGACATACTCATAGAATCGATTCGCCAAACGgttcaataaatttcattacgtTTAACTCAGTGCATGCTCGTTTAATAAACTGACGAGACCTTAGTCACTGCTGGTGCTTGGTCAATGATTTCTTTAATAGAACCTAAACGTTATAgtgaaatatcaaataaatagtgACAATGCGGTACGACACGGAGAATACTTCGTCACTTCTTCGTGAGAGAGGTTTGTGATGCTTGTTTTAGTGAAATTTTCTATTCGATGTTGGAACTTAGACCCACAGTACGAGGTCAGTGAATGGCGTGAGGCGATATTGCGCGTAAAATCAtcgatttcttttattttttagttcctGGGTGAATATGTTTAGGGGTGGCGTTCATAAATTCTCGTGATTTGTTAGCATATCATGTTCCACGTTTTTGGTTTCATGTGGATTCGGAACGAAACATTTGTCCTATGATTcgcaaattttataagaacaaCAATTACTTTTGTAAGTTAACTGAAATCTAAAACTAAAGAATTCCGTCTTAAATACTAGAATTatcgataaattaatatatataatgtaataaagaattatgtAGCTGTATTATATAGCACAATTTTACATGCTCGAATGAAgtacaaaattcaatttaatttaattcacattattatttatgacgtACAccataaaatagtattaataataaacacaaaaaaaagatttataagaaaaaagcattgcttttatgtattttttgtaaatatgtaattctaattttaagttttgtaGCATTCAAAtacttcattaattaaatataaaaatctgcCTCATCATGGATATAGGTTATAAAAACACTCGTTTgttataatctaaatatactcaatattctattaaatgaCTGATTTATTATACACAGTAGTATTTGTGTAAGTGAAATTAAAAGCTATTAGCTAGGATTTATTTCTGGGACTAGTATTcagggagtcgagcacgtttcggcacgaattgggccagctcacagCATGGAAAGTACCGCCCCGACAGAAGATCggtaaattaaatagtagcatgcgaaTACTACTGTAtttcgtttggtgagtgggggagccggagctCGTATCCTTTCCCTATCCTCTCCCTCTTAAAAGTGGATAACGCATTCGGTAAAAAGTTCTAAAAAAGCTATTTTTCAAATCCGAAAATATTATCGAATTCGAATTTAGAACGAAGAGTTAAAGTAAGTCTATCAAATCATCAATTGAAACAATTACCATATTCaaacgtaatttaaaattatcgaGTAAAATGGTTTTCCCGCCATTAAACTCAAGGTCAAAaccaattaaattacaataaatgcaCACACATGTATCGTTTACAGTAATAACAATGATTGTGCAGAATAGAACGATTGTTTTTTTCTACAGATTTCCTCGCAACTCTATCAATATTTCCATACAAtagttttttgaaataattgtttcactATTAAACGTAAAGACGAACGTACTATCTAAGATGTcacctatatttttattcagtttaaaGGTTCTTATAGGGCTTGACCGTTTGTCCTGTGTTCATATTCGTAGatgtctattaaatattattcatttattatttatttctatttattattattaattacgccGAACTATGTACTAATGACGATAACTTTAACACCTCTTAGGGTATCaagaacttttattaaaactaaaccttttccaatattttccttcaatttcaaaaatttcccAATCCCCGAAACAAAAGATTATACAGTAAACGAGATAAAGGTCGAATATGCAAGTCACAAATGCCACTAACTTTCCTCTGTGGTAAGTACTAGCACCTGAATGAGAGCGTGAGTCAATTTTGCGGGGGTTGtggcaaatatttttaactatattaaattatcagcCCGGGCTAAAATGGAATCTGTAGCCTATATGACTCAGAAAGAATGTAGCTTTATGCtggtgaaaaaaatttttaaatcagcCCGAtagttttgtgtgaaaacataacaaacgtatattcaaatacacaaaaatgtcTTAATTTACATCACACAGGTTTCCcctttcaattatttataaattaaataaatatatatcatagatAATTCTTAGAAGTCTCCATTGTTTTTGACACTTTCTAGCTTATCTCTCAAAGTCCAATACGTGAAAAAGAAacagatattaattatgaacgGCAAAATTTGCTGTTTGGTTAGTATTTTAACAGGTTTTtgtagcttcacctgtatgtttatatgtatccattaaaccgactcctttagactcgattttgacccactttaaatgaACAGATTTAATCCAAACTTAGTACAATTATAAAGGATTGGTGAatactacaataatttcatgtgtTCATTGTAAACTGATTAGAATCGCCgggattaatttattaatgtccTTGCCTTGGAGCAAATGAGACAAATTGTTCATGCTAAGTTTATTAAGTGATTTTTGAGCTTTTTTGGaactattgttatatataactagctataatacaactattattttatttaatttccataCGGTATATTccatatttctataaaattacgtTTTCTGTAATGACCACGTGCTAGCAAGTGTGTTTCGTGTTAGTTGTTATATACTTGTGTAATCTGTTACTTTATGTATAGACAATTAGCTTATGTTCACGACTTAGTGcggataataattatttaaactagttAAGTGACGCGGATACGTCCTCATTTGTTTTgcgctataatataattgtggGGTTTTTTTGGCTTATTACATTTTGCCCGATAATTACGAATCGTAGGATGCATCATGATGCTTACCGGCTGCGACTTAATACAGTTAGAATATCTTgtaagaattttcaaattgtaGTGGATATAAATTAACCGAAATTTTCAATGTGGGCCGAGTCGAGGCTCgctgttatataattttaggaGGTTCCCAATTCGAatgtgttttttctttatttttattacacgataactccgtgggtttctttttgtgtttgatagaaataCATTATAGACTGTAAAGGTAAGGAGATCTTCTTTgcagacaaaaataaaacttttatgtgAGCACAAATACGCATGTTGAAATCAAAACGATTGCA
Proteins encoded:
- the LOC119839508 gene encoding HCLS1-associated protein X-1-like: MAADTFMDKIKSFFGLRVEPPKNDFRNPIWGSDDDDDGDELYSRHQNMDIYRDPLDLHQEFTRHMQDMFRSFGSMFGDMRSFFSDDHFHSFPSVTEIPENHPEGETENFDSNRIRDYYLKPGYHHRLDQPNQDMDLDGKISSNDISDLFRQKHDGHIIPSSPFNGNMVPGRSFCQTIITTSITKPDGTVETKRIVKNGNEVIEETITSTEPTQRSPNPSLDPIATTQIMLSQLSSLLRNFY
- the LOC119839506 gene encoding trypsin-1-like; this translates as MRFLILLLCVIGAWSHTLEEKAPDGNKEKGLIEWINNWLGSTTHSPVLPPVQPSNDPPEDCPACQCGIARTRRRIIGGSETKTLELPWMVALMYGGRFYCGGSLISDLYVLTAAHCTSGFRKERMTIRLLEHDRSMANETRTVDRNVSRIIRHKMYNPNTYDNDIAILKMDQRIDLSNALKKRAGVEEGSDDNDFGARPVCLPAANLNYNNATGMVSGWGTTEEGGSVSNTLQEVQVPIMSNSACRSTSYGNRITDNMICAGYDEGGRDACQGDSGGPLHVLNANAAYEVVGVVSWGEGCARPGKPGVYARVNRYLTWISSNTKDACYCE